The genomic window gaccAAGGTCCCTTCTTTgctacatgtttttttttttaaaatagggaAATCATACTTGATATGGTCGAGTTTCTTGCATTTACAACAATTAATGATGGAAAAAACTCGAATCTCTCCATTTCTCATGGTCAAATTAgattaggaacatgcataactagcCTAGGCTTTTTAAATCCTATGCATACTAAATAAAGAACTTGCATTTCATCGTAGTAAACCATTCAACCctaattttcttgtattttattatGCTAAAATTGTGAACTGGCTATAGGAGTTTTATTCTTATCAAATCTTTTCTTGTATACCTCGTGAGATGGGCTCAAGtatggggtatcacttgagagaaAAATTCAAGTATGAGGTATCACTTAGAATTTATCaggtgtgaggtatcacttggAGAGTTCAAGAGTAAGATATCTCTTGAGGAAAATTGTAAATATCTATTGGAGCTAGTTAATTCAAGTAAatcttgaaggcttggtttgaaaACCTTGATATAATGAAACCCCAAGGTTAggattgaagttagaggagaGTGAATGTAGGTTGAGATTGGGCTAAACCACTATAAATTTTGAGTttgtatttttctctttcttactctctttatttatttacaaatgcTCTTTTATCCAGTTTTATCATATTATTGCTTATATTATCACTTGTATTCTATAATTGTTATATTTGCAAAAAGTAACCACACCTTGTTTCCCTCTCTTGTCCCCCACCGCCtttctagggtgattaccttgTATTGGTGTAGTTAGAATTTTAACAAAAGAGATAATgctttaaaagataataaataattataaaaaattaaatttaattattattttaaatgggCAAAatgtttgtgatttttttttttaccatattcCATGAGagtgtttttatatatatttactattcAAGAAGGGTAGTTTgacaaaaaacttattttctttaaatattttgaaattaatttaaattatatataaatatataaaatgacataaataaCTCTCTATCACAATTATTTGTACAACGTCTTCTCTTCATCCCTCTATCATATCTCTTTATCATTAAATGTGTCTAAATCATACCTTTGTTTATAGAAAAAATGTGAACACCATTGATaccataaattattaaaaattctaaagataattttttttcaaattgatagagtaaaatgaaaataattagatgagatgaaaataattagtaataaattttttataatacgtTTGAAAtgtcataaataaatataatacaatccTAAATTTACAAAgtcaattcataaaaaatattgatctTAATCACAAAGAGAAAAGATCACAGAGAAGACAATCATAGTACTTGGAAACTCTATGCTTCATGAAATTGAGGAGAAAGAAGACCAAAGAGAAAGTAATCATAATGTTGGAGAGAGTATTGGTTGATACTATAATAGTAAAAGAGAAGATAGTTATTGTAAAGATGAGTTTCAATCCTTTCATGATGCTAACTTGCGCTATTTGTGAACtccataaaaccaaataaaatctcacaatgagaaaatgaagcaagaaaatagaaatagatgaactctataaaaccaaataaaatctcaaaataagaaaaagaaataagaaacaaGAAACTAGAGACTCAAAAAGAGGAAATGATTTTTAAACTTTGTAAATATAAGCCTACAAGTTAAGAGTAGGGGTGTATATATAAGAATAGAATTCTTAGTTTTTTAGATGGGTGTCAACTCAAAAGACCTCATTAGCATAAGTGGGGACATAAAATAGAGTGTtcaactaaaaatatatcatcatttttattgatGGAATAAATGAGGATATAAAGAAGAATGTGaactaaaaagatatataagacATAAAACAGAGTGGGAATTGAAATGACAGAGAAGAGTGAACTAAAAAGACATCCTTATTTTATTGATAGTTCTTTTAGGCTTTATAGATTACTTAAAAGGATGTAGACCATTTTAGGGGGAAAAAGTCTACAAACACTTCaaacatttatatataatattaaattgatataataataaatacatgaaaaattaattcaaaacaatggatatttatatattttttatttttaaaaagtccaagaAAATAATGTTTATGTAAATAGTGTTTTACGgagtaaattaattaaatgaaacataaattattatcactttTTTAGATAGGAAAAATTATACTAtcatgaaatattattattttaattaaatcataataatattgaagataaatattatctaaatcGACTTTTTAGGTTGTTTTATAGATTTACATTTTTagaactagaaaaaaaaaatcacagatttttttattgagaaattttaacaataatttttaacttttcatattaaaattattttaattaaattataattttttttttaaagagaaacattatataaattaattttcaagttgtttatAGGCTTGcatttttagaaatggaaaaagaaattaatcatCTATGTTTGTTATaaagaaattttggaaggagaaacaattttcttattcaataaataaatatcatcttttttttcaaattgtcattgaaaaaagaaatatagtatcttaatttttaattgaataaaataatgataggATACAAGACATATAAGTGGGGTGATAAAGGtattttaggaagaaaaaaaaaagtcaacaaaTACTTtagtcttttatatatataatatggatGAGTTAAATATCACACCATTATCGATTAGGTGAGATGTTATGTCAATATGAGTTAATCATGATGGAAATGAACTAGTGACAAGTCACTAAGTTCAAATGTAATTGAGTTATAGACCTTGTGGTGGCTTGTACAGTTGTCGTGGGATGTCTAATCACTTATTCTCTACTTTAGgttcttttatttggttttttttttttttttttttgtagtttttaagggtgcttttttaaatttaaatttcaaattactttctaaaattttataaatagatTATTTTATTGAGTTGTAATGGTCACAAGAATATAGTTATCCTAAAGCCTTAGTTCTCCAACTTTCAAACTTTCACAAATGATTTTGATagattattttaatgaaaaggTATTTGATCCACTAGCCTCAATACAGGGTTGGGGTGTCCCCTAAGGAGCAGGAGGTGTTGAGTTGATGATGTGAAGAATTTTGCAAGTCCTTATCAATATAAGACTCTAAGGAGTAGGAGTATCTTGATCATGTAATTTTATGTATAATTCCTTTCTGCTTGTAGATTTAACCCTTGGTTTTTTACCTCTACGAAGTTTCTAGGAAAGCAAATTTTCCACATTATATCTATTGTTTTGTGGGATTTGGTTATCTTATACTCATTATTGAAACAATTGAGCTAAATGatattattataattcaaataataGTTGAACTTTAAGGACAACTTGCTTAGACTATCGACTCACCCCTCTACAGGTAATTCTCTTAATCAAGACTTgatgttaaattttaaaaattttaaagagatTATTCATACTAGTTAATTCTTAATCAATGAAGTCACAAAGAGTTGAAACTTCAATTGATTGTTCTTCTTTAATGGGAAAAAACACCCCCAATGGAAGGTCTAGAtaattttttcctaaaaataaggTAAGAGACTCTAGAAAATATGAGTGGTTATCTCATATGTTTGTTGATAAGAATGGTAGGCATGGACCTACATCCCCTCAGCCTCTAACAGTGAACCTCTTTtgtatttgtcatttatttggaaaaacaaaacaaaaagcatTTAGGCTTGtatcacttgcattatacattatttgggtgcattaggactTACACAAAAAATCAAGTCATTGGTTtcttataagtagataagttgttcacaacTAGTTCATTAAGCAATCTATTTGAGGTTATAGTtgtacacattggacaagacctatgctGAGTCATTACATAATTAGCTATTGGATAGTCATGACTTCATCAAGCTATTATACCACATGAAccctcaaccttaagagaatattaagCTAGAGGTTTTTGGAGGTTTTGAACCTACAGATAGACACTTAAGAGGTCATATAATCCTTATAAATTAGATTACTATTGACTAAGGCAGATgacaatagatattctcaaAATAAACACCTTGATAAGTCATGAGTTTGAGTTAGTGTGTCCCCATGAATAAttctaaggacatgtgatcatgaaatctatagcCTTAATAACTCCTTTAGTGAAATTTAACATATACTTTTAGAGAGCGAAagtcattgggtggaagatTACTACGTCTACAAGATCTTCAATGACTTCAAGGCTTTCTACATTAATAAGAAATGATCAACATATGCCTATGTTGATAATTAGATGGTGTCAATGTATCTTAGACCTATGTTGACACCTCGATCAATGATGCTAACCCTCGCCATCAACATAAGTCAATGTTGATGGTGAAATACAATCAACGAAGTCATTCTTCCTTgtaaataaatacatatatacatagTTATTGTTTATAGAAGGGCATGGAAAAATACATATTTGACAAAATATAATTAGATGAGTTAGCCATTACACATGATACCCATTTGCCTCCCTAATAATATTCATTTGTGTAAGAAATGGGAAATGAAGTGGGGCATTAACTTGACAAGGATAATTTTGAGCTGCCACATGATTAAAATCTCCATCTTCAATAAGGGTGCCAATAGTAACAATATTTCCTTTTGTACCCACCATTAAATTGCATTTTCATGATtgcaaaagtaaaaaaataaaaatagaaataaaataaaataaatcattaagatgataatatatacaattttattcataaaGAAAATGTATACTCAATGATAGTATCATATTTTTTGAACATAGTAAATAATGTATAACATAATAGGTGGTTTCTTTTGTGGTAAGTCATCTCAACAAcaacattttcaatttatttcccCATAATATTgataatccaattttattaacaTCTAATGTGGGAGGGTGTTGTTGGGGTCTTAACTCTATTTTGGACATCATTATGGCCACATTCTCTTTCAACTCATTCATCTCATTATTAATAAGGCTTATATGATAATGAAAATAGTTGTGATGTGTTGTATGTTGCCCTCTGGCCCTAACTTGACCAAAATGTGTAGGTGTATCCAAGGCATGTGTAAGGACATTATTTGGACCATAGtattttatcccctttttcAAGCAATTCAACAATAACTCATCCCATAGcatgaaaatataaatcaatcattCTTATAAAACAATATCAATATCTACGTGTGGTAGATTAAGCATTGTACTATTGAgcaatataagaaaaacaaatacttaaaactaaattaaattcatCATATATATAAGTAATTAGGTAGGGTTTCATTACTTACTATTCTATCAATTATGAGTTAAGTAATGCTATTACATTGTCTATTTTTCCCTCAAGCCTTCTTCTATAATATGCTCCTGTTAATACTACCTTAGGACCCATTTTCCTTCATCTATTACACATTGGAAAATTAGATTCATTAGGCAATACTAGTTTTGAAGACCATTATAAAACCTCAACAAACAtttaatataaacatataaTCTTATCATTCATTGACCATTTAGTGCTCCATCAAAGCATACCCCTTTCTACTAATCCGATGATTATATATGCTCTTtgctcattttgatttttgaatttttcttaccTCATACAAATAGTAAATTACTAATTATTGTAGTTGAAAGAATGGAAATAAATTAGCTTGTCATGATAcctcaaattttcaaactagTATTTTAATTAAAGTATATATAGTTGATGGCTCTTTCAAAAGCTTTGTTTGATTTCAAAAAGGAAGAATGTACTTTGTGGTTAATTTATTCTTGAAAGTCTTAAACTGTATTCCTAGGGATATCATCAAATTATTCCTACTCCATGAATCTATAGTGAAAGCACTCTAGAaggtgaaataaatttattaatgcaTTTAAGTTGCAGGGAATGACTAGAGTTGcaaaaatatcaatttgatgTGTGAATGTTACACACTTGAATGTAGTCCCACAACAATTTATCTTTCAGTTCAGTATGCACATCATACCATGTTTTATGATTTCTTAGAACCATTATACATGCCAAAACACTTAAGTAGCTTTTTAGATTTGCAAAATACTTTCTAATAGGTGTAGCTCAAGCATTGTATTTGATAGGAAGCTTGACTCCTTTGCTTCTATTCTTTGTGATTTCAGGTTTAGTAGTCATCCCCAGCCCCTATGTATAATtaggttttcattttctttttcaggaGTCATATCCATAGACTGACTATTGCACATGCGTGCTCACACACACATATAGAGTATAATATATCTTCaagagaattttattttctctccatTAGATTGTTTTCAAGTCCAACcactttttcaataaaaacaaatcctttctatatttgaaaaatcttaTACTTCCATTATGAAAAGATTCTCAAATATATAATAcatttcaaaaactaaaataatcaattaggagagtttttaacttttaaaacatTACAAAGATTCTTTTTAGAATAAAACTCCAATTTagaaataaacacaaaaaaaaaaaaaaaaaaaagttgagttAAAAAAGtccttaaaaacaaattagaaaacaaaGGTAATTTTGATTCTAATTTTTAGCATTGGTAATTCCAAAAGCTTTACTGACCATACATAAATGCATACTTGCCTTGAATTTGATGACTAAAAATAAACCCAAATCCAAATATGATAAAGCCTAAAGTTGTCTTGAAACATATAAGACTTACGGAAGTAAGTCACATCCAATCAATAAGTagtggaacaaaattgccaactaaaaaaagtatattaataatctctctcttttgaaaatgtgacaaaatatggagattaCAATAAAGTCCCCCGTAACTCTCATAAATCCTCattgaacaaagaaaaacatatcTTAGTATAGACAACTTATTACGTAGTGATGTCTACACACACTTAATAGACATTCTTATCTATCTACAAGGAAATATATTGCTATTTAAGCCTTGATTTTCAGACTATtccttacttatttttaaagtagCTTATACTCGACATCCTTACTGTTAATAGACATTCTTATCTACATACAATGAAAGATATTGCTATGTAAGCCTTGATTTTTAAACTATtccttacttatttttaaagcatCATATACCTAACATCCTTACTCTTAATAGACATTCTCATATACATACAAGGAAAGATATTGCTATTTAAACCTTGATTTTCAGACTATTCTTTACATATACTTGACATCCTTACTCTTAATAGGCATTCTTATCTTCGTACAAGGAAAGATATTGCTATGTAAGCCTTGATTTTTGGACTATtccttacttatttttaaagcatCTTATACCCGACATCCTTATTGTTAATAGACATTCTTATCCAAGTACAAGGAAAGATATTGCTATTAAACCTTGATTTTTAGGCTATTCCTTATTTTTAAAGCATCATATACCTGACATCCTTACTTGTAATAGGCATTCTTATCTACATACAAGGAAAAATATTGCTATTTAAGCCTTGATTTTTAGACTATTCCTTACTTTTAAAGCAGCTTATACCCGACATCCTCATCTACGTATAAGGAAAGATATTGCTATTTAAGCCTTGATTTTTGGACTATtccttacttatttttaaaacatcttataCCCGACATCCTTACTATTAATAGACATTCTTATCTACATACAAGGAAAGATATTGCTATTTAAGCCTTGATTTTTAgaatattccttttttttaaagcaGCTTATACCCGACATCATTATCTACGTATAAGGAAAGATATTGCTATTTAAGCCTTGATTTTTGGACTAatctttacttatttttatagcATCATATACCTAACATCCTTACTCTTAATATACAGTCTTATCTACGTACAAGGAAAGATATTGCTATTTAAGCCTTGATTGTGAGACTATTCCTTAGTTATTTTTATAGCATCATAAATCTAACATCCTTACTCTTAATAGACGTGCAAGGAAAAATATTGCTATTTAAGCCTTGATTTTCAGACTATTCctacttatttttaaagcatCATATACCTGACATCCAGATTCAAAAAGCTCAATGAGTTTTAGGATTTATgtcaccatcatggattttgCAAAGTTCCAGACGCCAAACCACCAGCCTGAGACTTCATCGACATAAAATAAAACACGTGAAATcagaaaccaattttttaagaGTTGATAGATGAGATGATTGGATAAAAAAAACGCATTCAtgtgaaaaatgaaatcaaCAACAATCAAGTATATTTCATTGTCTCCCTCACGGCCATCACTCCTAACACTGCTATTAAATTGccggggaaaaaaaaaatatgaaaggaatTCCTTCAAGCCACCCATACCCCTTTGAAACATTGCTTTATGCCAATTAATCTTTGGAcaactttctttttttgctttagCTTTCAACCCTCCACATTGGAAGCCACATTATCTTTTTGAGAATTGGGTGGTCATCCATGGAATGGAGGACCGGTTAATGCATTTATGATGTGGTCAAATATGCATGCTTTTTCTTTCTCATATGTTCTTTCTTTGGCTTTTAAGATCTTCCAAGATACGATTAATGGCTAATCTAGACTCTCAAGCGGCCATTATGAATAAACTAAACGTAAATTGGACTCCACCACCCCCCTTTTAGCTTAAAACTtattgaaaagataaaatgatGAATGACATGAAGCATGGTGgagagatatataaatttatttatgataccGTACTTTTTAATATCTATGGAGCCTCGCTTATGAGCATGTGCAGTCATGTCATCAAATAATCAACCAAATTTCATGATTAGGATCCTTCAATGTGTCCTCTAATTGCCTGTTTGTGAAGGCAGAATAATGCTCTTCAGATACAATTTTCAATCACAATCCTTGAGGATTGCTAAAGTTGATGTGTTTAGCTCCTTTTCCAAGCAATACATCTTTTTAAATTCAGCCATGGCACTACCCTCTCTGTGTTTGTTATGATCATAAAACCTAGTTTTACATTAAAGGAGGTTAGTTGATTTCCAAGTAAAATTTCCCTTGTCTCAAATAACCTACTACACTAGCTAGATTGTAAATTAAACCTCCTCTTTTaacttacaaaatttacaaagtttgaaagcaataaAGTCATTATGGAGTAAATATTGGTAGATGCATGGGcagagatattatgaaaaaaaacacCCACACATTGAGCCCCCCAAAGCCCAAGTAACCAACATCACAATATGGAATGGTCCCATATGCTTGTTGGTTAAGGCACCAACATAACGGAAACTTATAACTGAATTTCGATGCTTTTGCGAATACCCTAATCATAATGTGTGCCAGCTCAAAACTTGAGGAGGCAAAGCAGTACTAGTTGGCGAAGCAAGGTGAGATCCATGTTGCATGGAGCActcaaccaaaataaaaaacaaacaaacaaacagagGAATTAGGTCCACTCTCCATGTGAGAGGCACTTTCAGATGCCACACCCACATGGCCCTCTCTACTTACCAGTTAGTTACCATGCATCTTAGCACAGGCCCCTTACCATTTcttgctctttttttttctgtgtctcttttggatatttataGCCTTCTTGTTCATCTCCCCACAAACCATTTGTGAAACCTGTGGCCCCATGCCTCCAACACCAACCAAAATGATGATTTGGTTGTGTTGAAAGTGAGTTTTCCTAAGAGGCATTAGACAGGATCCAGCATGGTCCGGACTTGCCATATCTTAATCTTTTCATATTGCTATTGATCAACAATTGGATCCGTAGATTAATTATGAACATGATTCGGGAATGAAAAAACCCAAGTGTGCCGAGACAGCCTTACCGATTTAGCCGTAGAGGGGTCACTTAATTAGATgcataaatattataagtacATCTTGGTCAGCATGAAGCTTTCTTgatcatataaaacaaaaaccaaCTCCACTTACACAACCTACGCTAAGATTAAACAAAAGCATATGGGCTGGGGGTTTGTCCCTGCAGGCAACTTCTTCGACACAGTCAAACGAACCCTTTCTTTACTTAAACTATATATCGAGTTTCTTTCTTTAAAAGTGGGTTCTCTGTATAATGTCTCGTGACTATAGTTATTCAACATCATCAAAGAATTAATTAATCTGTTCAATGTTGCACTAAGCACAAGGAGAAGCTTCATATACAACCAAGCACCTACTATCCTATCCTACGGTTTTAAATATTGCTATTTAAGCCTTGATTTTTAGGCTATTCCTTATTTTTAAAGCATCATATACCTGACATCCTTACTCTTAATAGGCATTCTCATCTACGTACAAGGAAAGATATTACTATTTAAGCCCTGATTTTTAgactatttcttatttttaaagcaGCTTATACCCGATATCATTATCTACGTATAAGGAAAGATATTGCTATTTAAGCCTTGATTGGATAAAAAAAACGCATTCatgtgaaaaatgaaattaacaacAATCAAGTACCATGCATCACCATCCAACCATTATGGTCGACACCATACACCGGGTTTGTTGTTGATTCTGCACTCCTCAAACTATACACACAAGTATGAATTCAAATTTCTATTGTCATtatcaaaattaagaaattaacgACTTCACAGTTGAAAGCTTATTCAGTTGCTATATTTGGAGTAATTTTGGTTGGATGTTTTTAGATCATAATTGCCTTTTCTTGTTAGGTTGCTGCTGTTGAGAGGTTGTTAACATTGTAGGAAATCTTTTAACTTGTGTAGGTGAATACTTTATAATTCCTTTTTATCCCAACGCAAAATCCCTCCTCGAATTGTTACCAGGTCGTATTCAACTTCAAAGGAACACAACTTTGGTGGCGATGATGAGGAGCCTTTGGTTTGTCACTACCGAACGTTAAAGTCCAAGTCTTTAACGTTCTTCACGAACTACTAAATCatataattcaaatcattagaccaaataaataattattttggaagaTGAAACTCATAGCAATTCGGAAGCAATCTCGGGGTTGAAGCTGCAGAGACTGAGCTTTACTCTTCCATGGATCCACAAAAATTCCtaggaagagagagaaacaaTGAAAAGCGTATTagtttctagagagagaaatgagaaATCAGAAATCCCCTTTCTATTGAATTTGAAGTGGAGATAATACAAAGGAGAGAGAATATGAGAAGTGGGTCAAAATGTAAGGTGTTGAGTGTGTGAGGCTCTAGAAAGTGGAAACATCTAGATTTTCACCTCTATTGATATACttgaacaaagaaaatgaaagccaatcatttttttcttattattatttgttattttacaataaatttaaaataaatatttataaaaagtagtactaataaaaaaaattgtaaggaaaaaaggtttttattatttcttataaaaaaaaattattttgtaatttaaatatataaatcatattataatattaattactttttaataattaaatattatttttaaatttattgtagtTACACGTCCAACATCTTTAATTTCCACCCCCACCCTCtagctcctttttttttttttttttcattccccCTTCTAAACTAGATCTAAACATAGAAAAGATTTTCGTATACATGATCATTTTTCAGGTTACAAAAGTGAACCCTAGCTAGCATTTAATTTTCAAGTCCTTACTAATCCTTATACTATTCTTATgatagtaattaaaaaaaagctAGGAGGCATTTATGCTTGTACAAGGAAAAGGAATTCTAACATTTGAAACAACACATGCGAGGAAGTTACTTCTAAATTTCTGAATATAAGATGGTGGACGTAAGCTAGCTAATCTGCGTTAAGCAAATTGAGATGGTCGGCTGTTAAGGGGCTAAAGATATCAGCAGCCTCAGTCTCAATCAACTCAATCTGGGCTTTCAAGAGGTGCATGTACACCACCCAGTCACCATCTACAGTGGGGCTTGGCATTGGCATCACGTACCCAACTTCCGCACCCCATGGAAAATGATATGACCCTAGGGCCGGCTTACCCCACCCGAAATCCACCTTTGTCACCGGGAACCTCTGCCCTGATGACACCATAAATCCTGGCCCGTCGCTATTGCCACTGCAGCACATATTCAGTGCAGCCGGCTCTGGGCGATGAGCCTCCACCCAGTCTATCAGCCCCAAGAAATGTTCCTTTGTCATAGCCGCTTCCAGGAAATCATGAACTTCATCTCCCACCCAACTCAGTGGTTTTTCTTTGAGGTCATTTACTATCTTCTCACCAAAGGGGAAGGACAGCACATTTCCAAAGTATGAGGCCATCGCTGTTGTCATATCCTCATCTCCACTGCTTAACCTCTTTCTTCCATCCACCACGACACTCATCTTGCATATTTTTTGGTTTGCATTTTCCATGTGAGCACTTTTGGCCACTATCTTCCACAAAAAGGCACTAAGAGACTCTAGTTTGGTCCTCTTGTAGGAGCTACTCTTGCTGGTGGCTAGTGTTTGGAGTAGACTGAGCTTCTCGGCAGTGACATAGTACAGACGGCTTATGAGAGGATCAGCACCAGGTTGTGGAACTTTGGGCGGAGGTAAGGCTGAGATGGGAACGTACATGTGGTCAAGGGACAGAGCATAGGAGCCTGGATGTCGAGGGTTGAGGAGAGAACGCCGGAAAGATGGTATTACAGATAAGGGCTTGGACTGAGCCATCTCAGCCCATGAAACTAGGAACATATTGGTAGAATATGCGTCTGCTATCCGGTGATCAAATGTACAGGCCACCACAATTCCGCCACATTTGAGCTCAGTCACCTGTTACTAGTTCATTTTTATCACAACTAGCCTGTTAGGATTAcaactaattaggattagcaTATGAAATTAAGCGCACAGAAAGAGAAAGACCTGGACTGAGAGGACGCCATGCTTCCTCGTAGGGGCAAGTTTGCCTTCAATGCTTTCGTCAGGGTTATACAAGTTGAGGTCTTGTAGTTTTACATCCGCATAAGCCTCCAAGAAATCCACCCCACGGTTGTTGCAAAGAAGCTCAGCTTCCCCCAATGAGTTAGACAAGATTTCTCCAGCAAAGGCATAATAGGGCACCAGGGCTTGGGCCATGGCCTCTTTCAGAACCCTAACCATGGACCCAAATGTGAAGTCATCACCTCCGCTGGCACTTCCACGTGGCTTCTTATAACAGAAAAACACGGCAACATCAATGGGGGGTAAAAGCAAGTCCAGGTTAGAGAGTGGTAGCCAGTGCTTCTGCATTGGTAGCATAGCTGCCACTACTTCTTTCCTCCTCATTGTTACCATGAATTCTCCTCCACTACTACTCATGGTTTCTAGTTATTAATCACTAGGTTGTGAGTGCCTTCGATTGAGtgggagagagaagaa from Vitis vinifera cultivar Pinot Noir 40024 chromosome 9, ASM3070453v1 includes these protein-coding regions:
- the LOC100265206 gene encoding coniferyl alcohol acyltransferase; translated protein: MSSSGGEFMVTMRRKEVVAAMLPMQKHWLPLSNLDLLLPPIDVAVFFCYKKPRGSASGGDDFTFGSMVRVLKEAMAQALVPYYAFAGEILSNSLGEAELLCNNRGVDFLEAYADVKLQDLNLYNPDESIEGKLAPTRKHGVLSVQVTELKCGGIVVACTFDHRIADAYSTNMFLVSWAEMAQSKPLSVIPSFRRSLLNPRHPGSYALSLDHMYVPISALPPPKVPQPGADPLISRLYYVTAEKLSLLQTLATSKSSSYKRTKLESLSAFLWKIVAKSAHMENANQKICKMSVVVDGRKRLSSGDEDMTTAMASYFGNVLSFPFGEKIVNDLKEKPLSWVGDEVHDFLEAAMTKEHFLGLIDWVEAHRPEPAALNMCCSGNSDGPGFMVSSGQRFPVTKVDFGWGKPALGSYHFPWGAEVGYVMPMPSPTVDGDWVVYMHLLKAQIELIETEAADIFSPLTADHLNLLNAD